A stretch of DNA from Lycium ferocissimum isolate CSIRO_LF1 chromosome 4, AGI_CSIRO_Lferr_CH_V1, whole genome shotgun sequence:
gtatttggaatttagTAAACACATAAccctgttttcactttttttcgctttcagtacattcaaacaaccaaatattctttgcaaaaactacaaCCAATATTCTTTGCAAATCCAACTTCagaaattccaaataaagtgaaaaatatttgatttctatggccaaacgcctactaaatctacctaatttttcacttttttccgaaatttttttcttcactttattTGAGAATCAGCGTTtcgccatgaaaattccaaaaacaatcaagttgtatttggaatttggaaaacacctaaaaccctactttcactttcagtacattcaaacacaaccaaatattctttgcaaaaactataaccaaacacagtAAACtctatcttcaactccaactccaaaattccaaaaaagtgaaaaatatttggttttcatggccaaacacctaaGTAAACAAATGCAGATTATCACCCAACTTTAATAAAGCAAAgctaaattcaaaaaaaaaaaaaaaaaaaccctttttagtTCCCTTCTTATAATGGCTATCTAAAGAATGATGAAACTGAATTCTTTCTTATCAATAACCACAACACTAAAATCTACCTAATGCTTTCTAAATTAGTACACTAAATGTTATTCAAGAGcaattaattaagaaaacaaaaatattagcaatatgatatggagaataaattaaagtatTATTACCTTTTATGACCGATTCTTTATGAGATAATCGCTTCTCTTTAGAATTGAGAAATTGAAATTAGGGCTATGCCTATGGACTTTAGTTCCCGGTTTTAAAACATGGATCGAGCAAAACGGGTCGGGTTGTGATCTATATGCCGCCCAAGTGAATGGAGAGATTGATAATTTATGGGCAATTCGCAAGAATGTCCTtattttgggtggtctttaatttttggtcctcaaattggtggtctttaatttttaacctTCGTCTTATACCATGAGGTTTGAGATTCGAATTTCGGttcaatcaaaaaaaataattgcaaggcagagttttataGTAAACTTAGGTCTATTCAGGCCAAAGTTAGGTTTGAAGGCAAAATTCAGGGAAATGcagcaaaagaaaaggaagaaaaatccaTGACCGACCCCATCATCTCCACTCCGTACGAACTACGAGATCACCCCAAGGACACCTTCGGCATCCAGGGGTCACAGACCGACCATAGAACCCTGTTCAACAAGTGGAGAATCCAAGTTCTACGTGGcgattttatttaaaaaattttgactgagcgggggttcgaaccttaACATTATCCTTGGAAGGTATATGAACCGGTATAGGAGATGATGGAACAGGGAAGTCTAGCCACTCAGTGGCATAGGGAAACTGCTAGCAAAAAGAACGACCGCAGtgaggaataaaaaaaaaagggttttcagGCGATCGTATCCCCATAAGGGGGAAAGTGATGAAGAAAttagaagaaggaggaggagtgCGAACCCGGAACCTAAGagttttaggcgaaggacaaaattaaagaccagcaatttgagggacaaaaattaaaaacaagtgCATTTGAAGGGTACTCCGcaaaaaaatatgataatttatgAGTTTAGTTACCCCTAATaagatgaattattattttttgggtaAATAATAGGGCCCCATATTATAGAAAATAACACTCTATgtctatttggagaaaatatttactcGAAATGGCTATATTTCTAATAATGGGCcctttatacattattatacattttttacaggtttatacattgtctacagtaagtgtataatgttgtatatcatgtgtataaacctcatccaaaaaaaaaagttggctatGTGgatgtaaataaaaaatatggcTACAtggatgtaatattttatgttggattgtatattattgaaattatcccCAATTATAGAAATATgtgacttattatttttttttaaaaaagaaaattgaaggaaaatattttatttatgaacTCATAAATCATTGAATAATCACTATAATTCTCGTTTACTCTAGACTACTTCTCCACTATATGAAAATAGGTATTAGTATTCATATTTATAGCAGTGCAAAATCTAGTTTAGCTAGGACTAGTAGAAAACTTATTCCTATATTATTAATACTAAAATTTttatttagacatgaattaaataaatatcaaattctaaatttttttcctttaaattttgTGTCTAATCAAATATCGTTACATGAATTAAGATGGAAGAAATAGTTTCGGACACGTAAACCTTTCTATGCTCCTACTTGGTACATTGACAAcactcgtttttttttttttttttttttacacaaaaCACACTAGCaactttatatatttaaaaattattttaatttaaatttctcattttgttATTAGTGACTTACTTTTATAGTCATATCACACAACCACATATAACAACAACTATGCCTTAGTCCCAAACAAGTTGAGATTGGCTATATAAATCCCCACTTCTTCATTTAAGAATAAGATTAAcatataatttaagaaaattaatccAGAGACGAGCAGTTACATACATTCCTTTCTGCAGATGAAGGAATGCTCATATCTCAAATTGGTAAATCTAAATCACTTGTATATTGAAAAGAATCAAATGGCTCATTGGCTTACAAATTCCACtagaggattcatatagtcgatcccaacttgtttgggactgaggCGTAATAGTTCACAGGCAGTGAAATCTAACACCGATAAAAATGGACCTAAGGTAGTCTCAGATAAGTGTTAATGACAACACTTGCATTTCCAGTGCGTGAAAAGATCAGTGCctccaaggaaaaaaaaaaaaaacttcaaatgTTGTTTACACAGTAAGCTGCAATCCTGCACTAAAACCTGACATTTCTAGTTCTATGACTTACTAACCAGTGGGTTAACCACAAAGTCGAACACTATCAATAAATTACACCCGGCCAAACTCGTTACGGAACACAATTCAGATGTCAACCGATGACGAAAGAGACGGATCTCAAGGTAGACAATATAGGCTACCTTTCAAGCCTCTACACCTCGGACAGAAGGCTGTTTTCCATCCTCTTCAGTGTTTTCTTCCTCGTCCTCTTCATCAGCCTCGTCGACTAACCTAGTAAGCTCATCCTGGATCATATTCTTCACAGATGACTTTCTAGGTGTAAGATCTGTATCATACCGCTTGGCTGAAAAAGACAAAACTCATCAGTTGGATTCCGAAATTGTATTACTATGGCCTCGTATTGGATGCGTTATCAACTTTCCACTAATCAACAAGATCACCATTTTTTATCGGACTATGAAGGTTGTATAACTAAAGAATAGAAAAACCTTTTTTACAGGACACTTACCAAGTATGTTCACAATGTCAGAAAAGGTGGCCTGCAGCATAAACAAAACCGAAGTCAGCCATATGAGAAAgtaaatttcaaaatatcaatttCCATTATGGAACTATGATCATCAAAATGCGCAGACGCAAGAGCAAAATCTGGAAATGGTCCAATGAAGAtaattccttttccttttccgctttttttcttcttttgctcTGGATAATGGTGGTGCTCTAGCCAACTTGCGTGCAGATGGGAAAAAACAACTCCTTTTTAAATTAGCATGGAACACATAACAGGGAAGTTGAGAATCGGGATCTCCTAAAAAGAAGGGAGACATAGAGGCGATAATATTATATAACTTAGGGACTCCATAACTTAATAAAAGTTTATTCCTCACCGTGTTAAAGTCAACTTCTTTTAGAACTTCACAAATTGCACTTCTCAGTTCATCATCACTTGGCCTCAGTTTATCTGCTTTCTTATGGCCCTTTCCATTCAGAACTTTTTTCCCTGCACAATCAGATAAGCTAATAATGAAAGGATTTTaagcaagaaaataaatacataaacaaagAAAGCAATTTCAGATGGATACACAACACACATGACGGAGAAATTTATGAAGATACCCATATACAAATCTTTGATCATCTTGACAAGATTTTTTTGGAGTACACACAAATGGGGGTAAACAATGCTTCTCACCAGTATTGTCTTTTGAACTAGGCTTCTTCGAGGTAGATGAAtttcccttaacaacttcagCAGTGTTCTTCTCTGAATACACTTCTGGATttgcatcattatcatcattatgcTTTGAGccttttgatgattttgaaggtgttTTTATGGGTGGAGAACTTGGTCTCTTAGAAACTGGAGTTTTCTTGGTTTTAACTTTTCCAGCACGTTCCTTATTTGAACTTTGCTTATGCTTCTTCTTGTCCTTCTTGGATTCTTCTTCAGATTCACCGCCTTTTTCCTCACTTCCAGCTTGATTCGACAACTCATCATTCGATCTCTCATGAACACCATTAGCCTTTATCATTTCAGGTCCCTCCTCCTGGTCAGCTTTCTccaattcatcttttggttcatgtattttcttcttcttcttcttcttctcagcCTTTTTAGATGCAGTCTCAGTCTTGCTACTCTGCAGAACATACCAGACAGAGAGATCATGATAGGAGAAGTCCCCATAAGCACAAACACATGGTTGGACGAGAATCCCCTTTTCTTCTAGACTTTTCTGGTTTCTGTTtaaaatttggaaggaagaaccAACCTCAAATGCAAAAGTTATAATACACCATTTAAGGGTTCACAATAGCATGCCAGACACGTATAGCATGTATCCTGGCATGAAAAAATTAAGCCTTTTGTTTGATAACCTTTTTTGTCTTACCAGAAAGCTAAAAGATTTTGCACTCTCGTCCCCTGATCAGAGCTCAGTAGAGCTTCAGAGAGAAAGCCACTTCAATCAGCAGAATTACGTTCACAAACTGACAACTTCAATACCAGTACGCCAGATAACGTGATTTAACGTCTCAAATATCAAGGGTGTAAACCTAAGTACACTAAATGGAAGGTGATAGCAAGTGAGACTAGAAGCAGATTGTGTCACAAAATTTAGTATGGCCAAACAGGTTACAACAATTTCACTAGTCGAAGGCTATAATCATTCACTCGCTGATGCCATGCAATTAAGTCAAGCTCAAATGTTAATGAGAAAGGGTGATACCTTAGTTGAACCTTCCAAACTACCAATTATTGACGAAAGACTACGCTTCTTTCCTTTACTCAACTGTTCAATGCACCAGGGATGAATAAGCGTGCTATGCAACAACTGGAAGAAGTCACAGATACTTCATTGCAACAAAAAGTTTGTGCAACCAACCTGATCCTCTTCAGCAAGCAACTCGGAAGTCGTAGAATAAGGAGCTTCCAAAAAATCCATCAACTGTGGTACTAAGTCTTCCTGATAAAAACACAGAATTAGCTAAGAATCTTGAAGGAAGATTGCACACAAATGCTTAGCAGCAGCTTCTGTTAAGAACTGTTTTATATGGACTTAAGTGACAAGTTTAGGACTATGtcaaatttaaaaaggaaaaatattgaCTAAACAATGTTCCGAGCCAAAATTCtcgagaagaagaagaaatgttTAACCTGCCATTGGTATACCCTCATAAGAAAAGTTACAAACACACAGAAGTAAGAAGAAATAACTAACGACATACAAAGCTTAACATGCAGTGGTACTAAGTGAACGCACCTTTCTTGATGTAGCCTGGGCAACAGGTACATCTAGTATATCACATAATTCCAACAGCTTCTCTTTTATGCACTTGTCAagcttttcttttactttcatCTTTTGCTTTTCCTGCAAAAATGATGAGTAGTCTAAGTCTCTAAGACACTAACCTCAAGCATATTTCCGGAACAATTGAACGAAAATTACTCAAATCAAATTAAGAGCCCAACAAGGAGACAATGAACAAGATATATAAACAGCCTCGCATGGGCAAGTAATGAGAGACTTTATATTCAAGTCTTCCCTATCCCAACCAGCTATACGCACTCCTGgcacaaacaaaaaaagaaatagttATCTCTCTTAATAACTTTCTATAACACCAGACTCATTGATTACCTCATTTTCATGCCACACAAAGCCAGAAAACCGTGAAATATTACTCTTGAATTGAGCTGCCTGCAAAGGACAAGAACTATAAACACAAAGTATCAACAGAAAGAGAGTGAAGAGCTATAAATCAAAATGTCACCTTTCCCCGTCGTCCAAAAATAATTGTGTGTAGCAACTTGAGTGTGTCATCGGTATTCCTTTTGGATAATTTGTATGCCACTGATACATAATTTTTTGCTTCAACACATCATAGGAAAAACAATAGAAACACGAAACTGGCAGAATAGCAAAATCAACGCTAGATACACCAAAGAACTTAGGTAGCAAAGTCTCGGGGACTAGGACCCTCCAATTACCACATTCTCATACACGAGCAAACAAATGAAACTGATG
This window harbors:
- the LOC132053170 gene encoding DEK domain-containing chromatin-associated protein 4-like isoform X1; this encodes MGAGDTVTELAEVSANKNVAVEDKSEEVKGVKEKQDTKIEAMEEETSEKPVKEEKEGPKDEIEKGSKESDKSESGAQRKDRKRKRQVEDKKELEPKTPLASTIERPARQRKSVQRLVASIEGELTKEIHIEKGRGTALKDIPNVAYKLSKRNTDDTLKLLHTIIFGRRGKAAQFKSNISRFSGFVWHENEEKQKMKVKEKLDKCIKEKLLELCDILDVPVAQATSRKEDLVPQLMDFLEAPYSTTSELLAEEDQLSKGKKRSLSSIIGSLEGSTKSSKTETASKKAEKKKKKKKIHEPKDELEKADQEEGPEMIKANGVHERSNDELSNQAGSEEKGGESEEESKKDKKKHKQSSNKERAGKVKTKKTPVSKRPSSPPIKTPSKSSKGSKHNDDNDANPEVYSEKNTAEVVKGNSSTSKKPSSKDNTGKKVLNGKGHKKADKLRPSDDELRSAICEVLKEVDFNTATFSDIVNILAKRYDTDLTPRKSSVKNMIQDELTRLVDEADEEDEEENTEEDGKQPSVRGVEA
- the LOC132053170 gene encoding DEK domain-containing chromatin-associated protein 4-like isoform X2 produces the protein MGAGDTVTELAEVSANKNVAVEDKSEEVKGVKEKQDTKIEAMEEETSEKPVKEEKEGPKDEIEKGSKESDKSESGAQRKDRKRKRQVEDKKELEPKTPLASTIERPARQRKSVQRLVASIEGELTKEIHIEKGRGTALKDIPNVAYKLSKRNTDDTLKLLHTIIFGRRGKAAQFKSNISRFSGFVWHENEEKQKMKVKEKLDKCIKEKLLELCDILDVPVAQATSRKEDLVPQLMDFLEAPYSTTSELLAEEDQSSKTETASKKAEKKKKKKKIHEPKDELEKADQEEGPEMIKANGVHERSNDELSNQAGSEEKGGESEEESKKDKKKHKQSSNKERAGKVKTKKTPVSKRPSSPPIKTPSKSSKGSKHNDDNDANPEVYSEKNTAEVVKGNSSTSKKPSSKDNTGKKVLNGKGHKKADKLRPSDDELRSAICEVLKEVDFNTATFSDIVNILAKRYDTDLTPRKSSVKNMIQDELTRLVDEADEEDEEENTEEDGKQPSVRGVEA